A genomic segment from Callithrix jacchus isolate 240 chromosome 8, calJac240_pri, whole genome shotgun sequence encodes:
- the RNASE8 gene encoding ribonuclease 8 — protein MALAREGCCPLLLLLLLELWVTEIPVSAKQKGMTPSQWFKTQHVQPSPQACDLAMRNINNYKKWCKDLNTFLHEPFSSVAATCQTPNITCKNGHKNCHQSHGPVSLTMCGLTSGKYLNCRYKEEHQNKSYIVACDPLQQGDPEYPLVPVHLDKVV, from the coding sequence ATGGCACTGGCCAGAGAAGGATGCTGCcccctgctgctgctcctgctgctggaGCTGTGGGTGACTGAGATCCCAGTCAGTGCCAAGCAGAAGGGCATGACCCCATCTCAGTGGTTTAAAACTCAGCACGTGCAGCCCAGCCCTCAAGCATGCGACTTAGCCATGAGAAACATCAATAACTACAAAAAATGGTGCAAAGACCTCAACACCTTCCTGCACGAGCCCTTCTCCAGCGTGGCCGCCACCTGCCAGACCCCCAACATaacctgcaagaatggccataaaaaCTGCCACCAGAGCCACGGGCCCGTGTCCCTGACCATGTGTGGGCTCACCTCAGGGAAGTACTTGAACTgcaggtacaaagaggagcacCAGAACAAGTCTTACATAGTGGCCTGTGACCCTTTACAACAGGGTGACCCAGAGTACCCACTTGTTCCTGTGCACTTGGATAAAGTTGTGTAA
- the RNASE7 gene encoding ribonuclease 7: MVPARAGYFPLLLLLLLGLWVAEIPVSVKPKGMTPSQWFNTQHVQPSPQACASAMRNINKHTKRCKDLNTFLHKPFSSVAATCQTPNITCKNGHKNCHQSHGPVSLTMCRLTSGKYPNCRYKEKHLNKSYIVACDPRQKKDPQQFHLVPVHLDRVL; this comes from the coding sequence ATGGTACCGGCCAGAGCAGGATACTTCCCgcttctgctgcttctgctgctgggGCTGTGGGTGGCTGAGATCCCAGTCAGTGTCAAGCCCAAGGGCATGACCCCATCTCAGTGGTTTAACACTCAGCACGTGCAGCCCAGCCCTCAAGCGTGTGCCTCAGCCATGAGAAACATCAACAAGCACACAAAACGGTGCAAAGACCTCAACACCTTCCTGCACAAGCCCTTCTCCAGTGTGGCCGCCACCTGCCAGACCCCCAACATaacctgcaagaatggccataaaaaCTGCCACCAGAGCCATGGGCCCGTGTCCCTGACCATGTGTCGGCTCACCTCAGGGAAGTACCCGAACTGCAGGTACAAAGAGAAGCACCTGAACAAGTCTTACATAGTGGCCTGTGACCCTCGCCAGAAAAAGGACCCTCAGCAATTCCACCTGGTTCCTGTGCACTTGGACAGAGTCCTTTAG